Proteins encoded together in one Streptomyces sp. NA04227 window:
- a CDS encoding aldose 1-epimerase: protein MSSRDAITLTAGDAEVAVRPDNGCRVQSLRLAGTEVLRQGERYGCFPMVPWCGRMRDGQFRNGGLQHQMPINSAPHAIHGTGRNLPWRTARHNDTTATFTYELADPHAPWPYPGTVTQVIQLAEDGGSLSFSMGIETYDDSFPAQAGWHPWFLRNLGAGGEDVRIDFAPKWQEQRGEDKLPTGKRLDPQPGPWDDCFGMPEGVDVTLTWPGELELKVTSREQWVVVFDEQEAAVCVEPQTGPPDGINTEPRLVTPIDPLETSATWSWRLLS from the coding sequence GTGAGTAGTAGGGATGCCATCACACTGACCGCGGGCGACGCGGAGGTGGCCGTACGGCCGGACAACGGCTGCCGGGTCCAGAGTCTGCGCCTCGCCGGTACGGAGGTGCTGCGGCAGGGCGAGCGCTACGGCTGCTTCCCGATGGTGCCGTGGTGCGGGCGCATGCGGGACGGGCAGTTCCGCAACGGCGGGCTCCAGCACCAGATGCCGATCAACTCCGCGCCGCACGCCATCCACGGCACCGGCCGCAACCTCCCCTGGCGCACCGCCCGCCACAACGACACCACCGCCACCTTCACGTACGAACTCGCCGACCCGCACGCCCCCTGGCCCTACCCGGGCACGGTCACCCAGGTGATCCAACTCGCCGAGGACGGCGGCTCGTTGAGCTTCAGCATGGGGATCGAGACCTACGACGACTCGTTCCCGGCGCAGGCGGGCTGGCACCCGTGGTTCCTGCGCAACCTGGGCGCGGGCGGCGAGGACGTACGGATCGACTTCGCGCCCAAGTGGCAGGAGCAGCGCGGCGAGGACAAGCTGCCGACCGGCAAGCGCCTCGATCCGCAGCCGGGCCCCTGGGACGACTGCTTCGGTATGCCCGAGGGCGTCGACGTCACCCTGACCTGGCCGGGCGAACTGGAGTTGAAGGTAACCAGCCGCGAGCAGTGGGTCGTCGTCTTCGACGAACAGGAGGCCGCCGTCTGTGTCGAACCGCAGACCGGCCCGCCGGACGGCATCAACACCGAACCGCGCCTGGTCACCCCCATCGACCCTCTGGAGACCTCCGCGACCTGGTCGTGGCGACTGCTGTCGTAG
- a CDS encoding CoxG family protein has product MEHEVFVPLSVAGVRQALADPKRIARAVPGLQHDAGTEPLAGRLKLRIGSTTVTYRGALRVTDSAAEGFTEGESHVVTGEAAEARGSGTVKFTLTLRLTPAEDGGTRLTFTGTGSADGRTAELPSTTVESALHRTLTRFAENLARGAGEGGTEDGGTEGEATSGEKGSSTEDGGTSSVKGSGTDGRTADRADRADRTDSGTRVDSDSTDRTEAPHSADPTGSDEPTDTGPTTPAAPAAPAGDTAAAEGFAASADAAETAEPSDPAEPAAPDDEAPLPPGSSVFGTDVPPSSLDPYADEDQAQDAADAAAAVPGDEAVPGEGPAPAEGAAPGEAAAHEGETMPPGSAEPPAEAAHARRTMIGRSAEEVDHAPPRGRYAPVPPPDAFSGTATLRWAAPAAALVVASAIVVGRALRRRH; this is encoded by the coding sequence ATGGAGCATGAGGTGTTCGTTCCGCTGTCCGTCGCGGGAGTCCGGCAGGCCCTCGCGGATCCGAAGCGCATCGCCCGCGCCGTTCCCGGACTGCAGCACGACGCCGGTACCGAGCCGCTCGCCGGGCGTCTGAAGCTGCGTATCGGCAGTACGACGGTCACCTATCGCGGCGCTCTGCGGGTCACCGACTCCGCCGCCGAGGGCTTCACCGAGGGCGAGAGCCACGTCGTGACGGGCGAGGCCGCCGAGGCCCGTGGCTCCGGCACCGTGAAGTTCACCCTGACCCTCCGCCTCACCCCCGCCGAGGACGGCGGCACCCGCCTCACCTTCACCGGCACCGGCTCCGCGGACGGCCGCACCGCCGAACTCCCGTCCACCACGGTCGAGTCGGCCCTGCACCGCACCCTCACCCGATTCGCGGAGAACCTCGCGCGCGGGGCGGGGGAGGGCGGTACGGAGGACGGCGGCACGGAGGGTGAGGCTACGAGCGGCGAGAAGGGCAGCAGTACGGAGGACGGCGGTACGAGCAGCGTGAAGGGCAGCGGTACGGACGGCCGTACGGCCGACCGGGCCGACCGGGCCGACCGTACGGATTCCGGCACCAGGGTGGACTCCGACTCCACCGACCGGACCGAGGCACCCCACTCGGCCGACCCCACCGGTTCGGACGAGCCGACTGACACCGGTCCGACCACCCCCGCTGCCCCCGCCGCCCCGGCGGGCGACACCGCCGCCGCCGAGGGCTTCGCGGCCTCGGCTGACGCGGCCGAGACGGCCGAGCCCTCCGACCCGGCAGAGCCCGCCGCCCCCGACGACGAAGCCCCCCTCCCCCCTGGCTCCTCCGTCTTCGGCACCGACGTACCGCCCTCCTCCCTCGACCCGTACGCCGACGAGGACCAGGCGCAGGACGCGGCCGACGCCGCGGCCGCCGTACCGGGCGATGAGGCCGTACCCGGCGAAGGACCGGCACCGGCCGAAGGCGCCGCACCCGGCGAAGCCGCCGCTCACGAGGGAGAAACGATGCCTCCTGGCAGCGCCGAACCTCCGGCCGAGGCCGCGCACGCGCGGCGCACCATGATCGGCCGCAGCGCCGAGGAGGTCGACCACGCGCCACCGCGCGGCCGGTACGCCCCCGTGCCGCCGCCGGACGCCTTCTCGGGCACCGCCACCCTGCGCTGGGCAGCACCGGCCGCCGCCCTGGTCGTCGCCTCCGCCATCGTCGTGGGCCGCGCACTCCGCCGCCGCCACTGA
- a CDS encoding DUF2617 family protein: protein MLTTLKTAYSDTRADDLAWALGREPLPALASLDLQLGDAKLQLRLLGASHQVLLEREDGTCSETVACIPGSRTPLPLGVAKRVGDWEYEFAARVETLSQGQFAGRAQELIALVSDHPNGLAGVFPGSPYAFTALLAQRHEGQVHWRTWHAYPQDGQLVATRTRVGAPVTAPL from the coding sequence ATGCTCACGACCCTCAAGACCGCCTACTCGGACACACGCGCGGACGACCTCGCCTGGGCCCTGGGCCGGGAACCGCTGCCCGCACTCGCCTCGCTCGATCTTCAACTCGGCGATGCCAAACTGCAGTTGCGGCTGCTCGGTGCCTCGCACCAGGTCCTCCTCGAACGGGAGGACGGTACCTGCTCGGAGACAGTGGCCTGCATCCCGGGCAGCCGTACGCCGCTGCCGCTCGGTGTCGCCAAGCGCGTCGGCGACTGGGAGTACGAGTTCGCCGCGCGCGTGGAGACCCTCTCCCAGGGGCAGTTCGCCGGCCGCGCCCAGGAACTCATCGCCCTGGTCTCCGACCACCCCAACGGCCTCGCCGGGGTCTTCCCCGGCAGCCCGTACGCCTTCACCGCGCTGCTCGCCCAGCGACACGAGGGCCAAGTGCACTGGCGCACCTGGCACGCGTACCCGCAGGACGGTCAACTCGTCGCCACCCGCACCCGGGTGGGCGCCCCGGTGACCGCCCCCCTGTGA
- a CDS encoding pyridoxal phosphate-dependent aminotransferase, whose protein sequence is MTLQARSGRPLLNRRLAEFGTTIFAEMSALAVRTGAINLGQGFPDTDGPEEIREAAVRALRDGHGNQYPPGPGIPELRQAIAAHQERRYGLVHDPDTEVLVTAGATEAIAASLLGLVEPGDEVIALEPYYDSYAASIAMAGGTRVPVTLRPHDGAFRLDLDELRAAVTDRTRLLLLNTPHNPTGTVLSRAELTAIAELVVERDLLVVTDEVYEHLVFDDAEHLPLASLPGMRERTVTISSSGKTFSFTGWKVGWVTATPELVTAVRSAKQYLTYVSAGPFQYAVAAALALPDTYFAELRADLLAKRDILAKGLTAAGFEVFRPRGTYFITTDIRPLGEQDGFAFCRSLPERAGVVAVPNAVFYDHRDSGAPFVRFAFCKRREVLEEAVERLRGV, encoded by the coding sequence ATGACCCTCCAGGCACGCTCCGGGCGCCCGCTGCTCAACCGACGGCTCGCCGAGTTCGGTACGACGATCTTCGCCGAGATGTCGGCACTGGCCGTGCGCACCGGCGCGATCAACCTCGGCCAGGGCTTCCCCGACACCGACGGGCCCGAGGAGATCCGCGAGGCGGCGGTACGCGCGCTGCGGGACGGCCACGGCAACCAGTACCCGCCCGGCCCGGGCATCCCCGAGCTGCGGCAGGCCATCGCCGCACACCAGGAACGCCGCTACGGCCTCGTCCACGACCCCGACACCGAGGTCCTGGTGACCGCGGGCGCGACCGAGGCGATCGCCGCCTCGCTGCTCGGACTCGTCGAGCCGGGCGACGAGGTGATCGCCCTGGAGCCGTACTACGACTCGTACGCCGCGAGCATCGCGATGGCGGGCGGCACCCGCGTCCCGGTGACCCTGCGCCCGCACGACGGCGCCTTCCGCCTCGATCTGGACGAGCTGCGCGCCGCGGTCACCGACCGCACCCGGCTGCTGCTCCTCAACACCCCGCACAACCCGACCGGTACGGTCCTCAGCCGCGCCGAACTGACCGCGATCGCCGAACTCGTCGTGGAACGCGACCTGTTGGTGGTCACCGACGAGGTCTACGAGCACCTGGTCTTCGACGACGCCGAACACCTCCCGCTCGCCTCGCTGCCGGGCATGCGCGAGCGCACCGTGACCATCTCCAGCAGCGGGAAGACGTTCTCGTTCACCGGCTGGAAGGTCGGCTGGGTGACCGCCACCCCGGAACTGGTCACGGCGGTGCGCTCGGCCAAGCAGTACCTGACCTATGTCTCGGCGGGCCCCTTCCAGTACGCGGTCGCCGCGGCGCTCGCCCTGCCGGACACGTACTTCGCCGAACTGCGCGCCGACCTGCTCGCCAAGCGCGACATCCTCGCCAAGGGACTGACCGCCGCGGGCTTCGAGGTCTTCCGCCCCCGCGGCACCTACTTCATCACCACCGACATCCGCCCCCTCGGCGAACAGGACGGCTTCGCCTTCTGCCGCTCCCTGCCCGAACGCGCGGGCGTGGTCGCGGTCCCCAACGCCGTCTTCTACGACCACCGCGACTCCGGCGCCCCGTTCGTACGCTTCGCGTTCTGCAAGCGGCGGGAGGTGCTGGAGGAGGCGGTGGAGCGGCTCAGGGGGGTGTGA
- a CDS encoding prevent-host-death family protein — protein MSITHPGAESESVTFTDLSRNPKAVAARAAALGSLRVTHRDAPDMVLTTSALAECTEENLTTASRLFLALMKQDDGARSLLLALPEVFPWVRHLDEEEVRAFTVELLESLSDAAELGAREAVHRTLVSWRATARINADPKQLAQALRPLDGDDLGSVEVPG, from the coding sequence ATGAGTATCACGCACCCGGGAGCAGAGTCGGAATCCGTCACCTTCACCGATCTCTCGCGGAACCCGAAGGCTGTCGCGGCCAGGGCCGCCGCACTGGGGTCGCTGCGTGTGACCCACCGTGACGCACCGGACATGGTGCTGACGACCTCGGCACTTGCAGAGTGCACGGAGGAGAACCTCACCACGGCCTCGCGGCTCTTCCTGGCGCTGATGAAGCAGGACGACGGGGCCAGATCACTGTTGCTCGCGCTGCCAGAAGTCTTCCCCTGGGTCCGGCACTTGGACGAGGAGGAGGTACGCGCCTTCACGGTGGAGCTGCTCGAATCGCTGTCCGACGCCGCCGAGTTGGGAGCTCGGGAGGCGGTGCACCGCACGCTCGTGTCCTGGCGCGCGACGGCCCGTATCAACGCCGACCCGAAGCAGCTCGCGCAAGCCCTGCGCCCGCTCGACGGCGACGACCTGGGATCCGTCGAGGTGCCCGGGTGA
- a CDS encoding triacylglycerol lipase yields MQIRRFSLLLAAVLGFATLGPVAQASAAADPGPALETPVATLAANLECSADLADSAKTPVLLTPGTTESADQAYSWGYRKVLREQGHAVCVIKDLPASGTTDMQVTAEYVVYAIRHMSEVSGGKVSVVGHSQGGLLNAWALRFWPDLAGKVDDIVGLATPHSGGLFGDIACVVRLCPDSAWQFRPSSRFIQALIRQPLAEGPDFTSIGSDTDEVIFPAPGATRFPGATNVQVQDLCPGRLTGHMGQLYDAGVHSLVMDALNHDGPADLRRASKDGCSRWWFEGVDEAKMAAGVLIVADVLKSFLDVKWVGQEPALKGYAVDG; encoded by the coding sequence ATGCAGATACGCAGATTCTCCTTACTCCTGGCGGCCGTTCTGGGCTTCGCCACCCTCGGCCCCGTGGCGCAGGCCTCGGCCGCCGCCGACCCGGGTCCGGCGCTGGAGACGCCGGTCGCGACGCTGGCCGCGAACCTGGAGTGTTCCGCGGACCTGGCCGACTCCGCGAAAACGCCGGTCCTGCTCACCCCGGGCACCACCGAGAGCGCCGACCAGGCCTACAGCTGGGGCTACCGGAAGGTGTTGCGCGAGCAGGGGCACGCGGTCTGCGTGATCAAGGACCTGCCCGCCTCCGGCACCACCGACATGCAGGTCACCGCCGAGTACGTGGTCTACGCGATCCGGCACATGTCCGAGGTCAGCGGGGGCAAGGTCTCCGTCGTCGGGCACAGCCAGGGCGGACTCCTGAACGCCTGGGCACTGCGGTTCTGGCCCGACCTCGCGGGCAAGGTGGACGACATCGTCGGCCTCGCGACCCCGCACAGCGGCGGCCTGTTCGGCGACATCGCCTGCGTCGTGCGGCTCTGCCCGGACTCGGCCTGGCAGTTCCGGCCGTCCTCCCGGTTCATCCAGGCGCTGATCCGCCAACCACTCGCCGAGGGCCCGGACTTCACCTCCATCGGCTCGGACACCGACGAGGTCATCTTCCCGGCCCCCGGCGCCACCCGCTTCCCGGGCGCCACCAACGTCCAGGTCCAGGACCTGTGCCCGGGCCGCCTCACCGGCCACATGGGCCAGCTCTACGACGCCGGGGTGCACTCCCTGGTCATGGACGCCCTGAACCACGACGGCCCCGCCGACCTGCGACGTGCCTCCAAGGACGGCTGCTCACGCTGGTGGTTCGAGGGCGTGGACGAGGCGAAGATGGCGGCGGGCGTCCTCATCGTCGCGGACGTACTGAAGTCCTTCCTCGACGTGAAGTGGGTCGGGCAGGAGCCTGCGTTGAAGGGGTATGCGGTCGACGGGTGA
- a CDS encoding YbjN domain-containing protein: MTIDPSSIPNFGGQQPEPQSGGPAGPVVPDQDLVKQLLEQMELKYVVDDEGDLAAPWEDFRTYFMFRGEAEQQVFSVRTFYDRPHKIEEKPQLLEAADDWNRRTLWPKVYSHTHDDGTVRLIGEAQMLIGTGVSLEHFVSSTVSWVRAAIEFDRWLVEQLGLEKSVDGEDGPAEGDGSGEGGSGDE, from the coding sequence GTGACCATCGACCCCTCCTCGATTCCGAACTTCGGGGGCCAACAGCCAGAGCCGCAGTCCGGAGGGCCGGCGGGGCCCGTCGTCCCGGACCAGGACCTCGTCAAGCAGCTCCTCGAGCAAATGGAGCTGAAGTACGTCGTCGACGACGAGGGCGACCTCGCGGCGCCGTGGGAGGACTTCCGCACGTACTTCATGTTCCGCGGCGAGGCGGAGCAGCAGGTCTTCTCGGTGCGGACGTTCTACGACCGCCCCCACAAGATCGAGGAGAAGCCCCAGCTCCTGGAGGCAGCGGACGACTGGAACCGCCGCACCCTGTGGCCGAAGGTCTACAGCCACACGCACGACGACGGCACCGTCCGCCTGATCGGCGAGGCCCAGATGCTCATCGGCACCGGCGTCTCCCTGGAGCACTTCGTGTCCTCCACGGTGAGCTGGGTCCGCGCGGCCATCGAGTTCGACCGCTGGCTGGTCGAACAGCTCGGCCTGGAGAAGTCGGTCGACGGCGAGGACGGCCCGGCCGAGGGCGACGGCTCGGGCGAGGGTGGTTCCGGGGACGAGTGA
- a CDS encoding toxin-antitoxin system HicB family antitoxin yields MDLTPYVDSLRRELAVAAEAGGDDARELAERLTAPLESATRLTMLNVLSAAMDEITRELAPGSVDVRLRGLDPDFVVTPPLADGSLHTAAAPAEPVRAQAPAEGDEGGTARVNLRLPAHLKARAEEAASREGLSVNAWLVRAVSAAVDGGTRPRPTEKTRHVGQNFTGWVR; encoded by the coding sequence ATGGACCTCACCCCGTATGTCGACTCCCTCCGCCGCGAACTCGCGGTTGCCGCCGAAGCAGGCGGGGACGATGCGCGCGAGCTGGCCGAGCGGCTCACCGCTCCGCTGGAGTCGGCGACTCGTCTGACCATGCTCAATGTGCTCTCCGCCGCGATGGACGAGATCACCCGCGAGCTGGCGCCCGGCTCGGTGGACGTGCGGCTGCGCGGGCTCGACCCCGACTTCGTGGTGACGCCGCCGCTCGCCGACGGCTCGCTGCACACGGCAGCCGCGCCCGCCGAACCCGTCAGGGCACAGGCGCCCGCCGAAGGCGACGAGGGTGGCACCGCCCGCGTCAATCTGCGGCTGCCCGCCCACCTCAAGGCGCGCGCCGAGGAGGCCGCGAGCCGCGAGGGCCTTTCGGTCAACGCCTGGCTGGTACGGGCCGTCTCGGCCGCGGTCGACGGCGGCACGCGGCCGCGGCCGACGGAGAAGACCCGTCACGTCGGACAGAACTTCACGGGCTGGGTGCGCTGA
- a CDS encoding DUF4097 family beta strand repeat-containing protein encodes MPSFDTPEPIAVNAHIEAGSLQLTAGERHDTVVEVRPRDPKRDLDVRAAERAEVTYTNGVLTIRTHKPRTLIGRTGTVDVTVELPADSRIDMTGAWAQVLGEGRLGEVRVKTSAGDVRLDSTGPLQLTASHGSITVERVEGRAEITTSSGSLRVGMVDGSAVLKNSHGTTTVGAATGDLRVSGANGDIDIARAEGSVNATTAHGTVRVAEVARGTVQLETSYGAIEIGIREGTAAWLDVSSGAGQVRNALPSSESPEKTEDTVEVRARTRFGNIDVVRARV; translated from the coding sequence ATGCCTTCTTTCGACACCCCCGAACCGATCGCGGTCAACGCCCACATCGAGGCCGGATCCCTTCAGCTGACCGCGGGCGAGCGCCACGACACGGTCGTCGAGGTACGGCCCCGCGACCCGAAGCGGGACCTGGACGTGCGGGCGGCCGAGCGGGCCGAGGTCACTTACACGAACGGTGTACTGACGATCAGGACGCACAAGCCGCGCACGCTCATCGGGCGCACCGGCACCGTCGACGTGACGGTCGAACTGCCCGCGGACTCGCGCATCGACATGACCGGCGCCTGGGCCCAGGTGCTCGGCGAGGGCCGGCTCGGCGAGGTCCGGGTGAAGACCTCGGCCGGTGACGTCCGCCTCGACAGCACTGGGCCGCTCCAACTGACCGCCTCCCACGGCTCGATCACCGTCGAGAGGGTCGAGGGCAGGGCCGAGATCACCACCAGCTCCGGCAGTCTGCGCGTCGGCATGGTCGACGGGTCCGCGGTCCTGAAGAACTCGCACGGCACCACGACCGTCGGCGCCGCGACGGGCGACCTGCGGGTGAGCGGGGCCAACGGTGACATCGACATCGCCCGCGCCGAGGGCTCGGTCAACGCCACCACCGCCCACGGCACCGTGCGGGTCGCCGAAGTCGCCCGTGGCACCGTCCAGTTGGAGACCTCCTACGGCGCCATCGAGATCGGCATCCGCGAGGGCACCGCCGCCTGGCTGGACGTCAGCTCCGGCGCCGGGCAGGTACGCAATGCCCTGCCCAGCTCCGAGAGCCCGGAGAAGACCGAGGACACCGTCGAGGTCCGCGCCCGGACCCGCTTCGGCAACATCGACGTGGTCCGCGCCCGGGTCTGA